Proteins from one Escherichia coli genomic window:
- the yhdX gene encoding amino acid ABC transporter permease — MSHRRSTVKGSLSFANPTVRAWLFQILAVVAVVGIIGWLFHNTVTNLSNRGITSGFAFLDRGAGFGIIQHLIDYQQGDTYGRVFIVGLLNTLLVSALCIVFASVLGFFIGLARLSDNWLLRKLSTIYIEIFRNIPPLLQIFFWYFAVLRNLPGPRQAESAFDLAFLSNRGLYIPSPQLGDGFIAFILTVVIAIAISVGIFRFNKTYQIKTGQLRRTWPVAVVLIIGLPLLAQWLFGAALHWDVPALQGFNFRGGMVLIPELAALTLALSVYTSAFIAEIIRAGIQAVPYGQHEAARSLGLPNPVTLRQVIIPQALRVIIPPLTSQYLNIVKNSSLAAAIGYPDMVSLFAGTVLNQTGQAIETIAMTMSVYLIISLTISLLMNIYNRRIAIVER, encoded by the coding sequence ATGTCTCATCGCCGCTCAACCGTTAAAGGCTCACTCTCCTTTGCCAACCCTACGGTTCGCGCCTGGTTATTCCAGATCCTTGCCGTTGTTGCTGTTGTCGGCATTATTGGTTGGTTATTTCACAACACCGTAACGAATCTCAGTAATCGCGGCATTACTTCAGGTTTTGCCTTCCTGGACCGCGGCGCTGGCTTCGGTATTATCCAGCATTTGATCGATTACCAGCAGGGTGATACCTACGGACGCGTTTTCATTGTTGGCTTACTCAATACGCTGCTGGTTTCTGCATTGTGTATTGTATTCGCTTCTGTTCTGGGCTTCTTTATCGGTCTGGCACGACTTTCGGATAACTGGCTGCTACGAAAGCTTTCCACAATTTATATTGAGATCTTCCGTAATATTCCGCCGCTACTGCAAATCTTCTTCTGGTACTTTGCCGTGTTGCGCAATTTGCCCGGACCACGCCAGGCAGAGAGTGCGTTTGATCTGGCCTTTTTGAGCAATCGTGGGCTTTATATTCCGTCGCCGCAGCTGGGAGACGGATTTATTGCGTTTATCCTGACTGTTGTTATTGCTATAGCCATTTCTGTTGGAATATTCCGTTTTAATAAAACGTACCAGATAAAGACCGGACAATTGCGCCGAACCTGGCCGGTCGCCGTTGTGTTGATCATCGGTTTGCCTTTACTGGCGCAATGGCTTTTTGGCGCGGCACTGCACTGGGATGTTCCAGCCCTACAAGGTTTTAATTTCCGCGGCGGGATGGTTTTAATTCCTGAACTGGCAGCCTTAACGCTGGCGCTTTCGGTTTATACCTCTGCATTTATCGCCGAGATTATCCGCGCCGGGATTCAGGCGGTGCCTTATGGTCAACATGAAGCGGCTCGGTCACTGGGATTACCCAACCCGGTTACGCTACGCCAGGTCATTATTCCCCAGGCATTGCGGGTGATTATTCCACCGTTAACCAGCCAGTATCTCAACATCGTCAAAAACTCCTCTCTTGCCGCCGCTATTGGCTATCCCGATATGGTTTCGCTGTTTGCCGGCACCGTGCTGAATCAGACGGGGCAAGCCATCGAGACGATAGCCATGACCATGTCGGTCTATCTGATTATCAGCCTGACTATCTCGCTGCTGATGAATATCTATAACCGCCGCATCGCGATCGTTGAACGCTAA
- a CDS encoding amino acid ABC transporter substrate-binding protein, with translation MKKMMIATLAAASVLLAVANQAHAGATLDAVQKKGFVQCGISDGLPGFSYADADGKFSGIDVDVCRGVAAAVFGDDTKVKYTPLTAKERFTALQSGEVDLLSRNTTWTSSRDAGMGMAFTGVTYYDGIGFLTHDKAGLKSAKELDGATVCIQAGTDTELNVADYFKANNMKYTPVTFDRSDESAKALESGRCDTLASDQSQLYALRIKLSNPAEWIVLPEVISKEPLGPVVRRGDDEWFSIVRWTLFAMLNAEEMGVNSQNVDEKAANPATPDMAHLLGKEGDYGKDLKLDNKWAYNIIKQVGNYSEIFERNVGSESPLKIKRGQNNLWNNGGIQYAPPVR, from the coding sequence ATGAAAAAGATGATGATAGCCACACTGGCTGCCGCCAGCGTGCTGCTTGCCGTTGCAAATCAGGCGCATGCTGGCGCGACGCTTGATGCCGTTCAGAAAAAAGGTTTTGTGCAATGCGGGATCAGTGATGGATTACCTGGGTTCTCTTATGCCGATGCTGACGGTAAGTTTTCAGGTATTGATGTAGATGTTTGTCGTGGTGTTGCGGCAGCTGTATTTGGTGACGACACGAAAGTGAAATATACCCCGCTCACTGCAAAAGAACGCTTCACGGCTTTACAGTCAGGGGAGGTGGATTTGCTCTCCCGTAATACGACCTGGACTTCCTCTCGCGATGCCGGTATGGGAATGGCATTTACTGGCGTCACTTATTATGACGGCATTGGTTTCCTGACGCACGATAAAGCGGGATTAAAAAGCGCGAAAGAACTGGATGGCGCAACAGTCTGTATTCAGGCGGGTACTGATACCGAACTCAACGTCGCCGATTACTTCAAGGCAAACAATATGAAGTACACACCAGTGACTTTCGATCGCTCTGACGAATCTGCGAAGGCACTGGAATCTGGTCGCTGCGATACGCTGGCCTCGGATCAATCACAACTGTATGCCCTGCGCATCAAATTAAGCAACCCAGCTGAATGGATTGTTTTACCGGAAGTTATCTCTAAAGAACCGCTTGGGCCGGTAGTTCGTCGTGGCGATGATGAATGGTTCTCTATAGTGCGCTGGACGCTTTTCGCCATGCTGAATGCTGAAGAGATGGGCGTTAATTCGCAAAACGTTGATGAAAAAGCGGCTAATCCTGCAACGCCTGATATGGCGCATCTGCTGGGTAAAGAGGGCGATTACGGTAAAGATCTGAAGCTGGATAATAAATGGGCTTACAACATCATCAAACAGGTGGGTAATTACTCGGAAATTTTTGAGCGTAACGTAGGTTCAGAAAGCCCCCTGAAGATTAAACGTGGGCAAAATAATCTCTGGAATAACGGCGGTATTCAGTACGCGCCGCCCGTGCGTTAA
- a CDS encoding membrane protein → MKRLIPVALLTALLAGCAHDSPCVPVYDDQGRLVHTNTCMKGTTQDNWETAGAIAGGAAAVAGLTMGIIALSK, encoded by the coding sequence ATGAAAAGATTAATTCCTGTAGCATTGCTCACCGCATTGCTGGCGGGCTGTGCTCACGATTCGCCCTGCGTTCCGGTTTATGACGATCAGGGTCGACTGGTTCACACCAATACCTGTATGAAAGGCACGACTCAGGATAACTGGGAAACGGCTGGGGCTATTGCTGGCGGGGCAGCAGCTGTTGCTGGCCTGACGATGGGGATCATCGCTCTGTCGAAATAA